The bacterium genome has a window encoding:
- a CDS encoding PcfJ domain-containing protein encodes MAPSAKQFEFIDNSLFLTGPSGGRVRLQWFPVPEAHVQLASGKWHPFEPEFRILAPSNALPSDIPESDKVLLQDKYEAFHAFRAELPVMLAEAVEPFNCYQWPLMRLLKRSIPARDLAKANPVLAYALANNEQFKGSPAPEVTITRAVRYSRLKQREILGTLGFPATEAMVKLFKKVPVDIVHPGLIRKLRQCTTSLKTLKIFAHLPTLTTGVIFLAGQPGGAHLLTSKLLYEVVESPDEQMAAPTGDMLCDILTVAHEMDATNRLRPFRSRRDVETCHTRIEQLHQEYLARKQQEILNRINGIARRIAEEKRKIRPARFPPPPIPGTETIVPLESYAELKRESDTQNNCVGRGRTYAEKVLSGEIYIYRVLAPDRHTLSIVKRGGCWQIGELQMHRNSGCTQATRMVVNHWLNMNQMSL; translated from the coding sequence ATGGCCCCAAGTGCGAAACAATTTGAGTTCATCGATAACTCGCTATTCTTGACTGGTCCGAGCGGGGGGCGGGTGAGATTGCAGTGGTTCCCGGTTCCGGAGGCGCATGTTCAGCTGGCCTCGGGGAAATGGCATCCTTTTGAGCCGGAGTTCCGGATCCTGGCCCCTTCAAACGCGCTGCCATCGGATATCCCGGAATCCGATAAGGTCCTGTTGCAGGATAAGTATGAAGCTTTCCATGCTTTTCGTGCCGAATTACCTGTCATGCTTGCGGAAGCCGTTGAACCCTTTAACTGTTACCAGTGGCCATTGATGCGGCTCCTTAAACGGTCTATCCCGGCACGGGATCTGGCGAAAGCTAATCCGGTCCTGGCCTATGCGCTGGCTAATAATGAGCAGTTTAAGGGGAGCCCCGCCCCGGAAGTCACGATAACCCGGGCCGTCCGGTATAGCCGCCTTAAACAACGTGAGATTCTGGGGACACTGGGGTTCCCCGCAACGGAGGCCATGGTTAAACTCTTCAAGAAAGTGCCGGTGGATATCGTCCATCCTGGCTTGATCCGGAAACTGAGGCAATGCACGACCTCACTTAAAACCCTGAAGATTTTTGCCCATCTTCCAACGCTCACCACGGGTGTTATTTTTCTGGCCGGTCAACCCGGTGGGGCGCATTTATTGACATCTAAGTTGCTCTATGAGGTGGTGGAGTCGCCTGATGAGCAGATGGCGGCCCCTACCGGGGATATGCTTTGCGATATCCTGACGGTGGCGCATGAAATGGATGCCACGAATCGATTGCGGCCGTTCCGTTCCAGGCGTGATGTCGAGACATGTCATACCCGGATTGAACAGTTGCATCAGGAATATCTTGCCCGGAAGCAGCAGGAGATTTTGAACCGGATTAACGGAATTGCCCGTCGTATCGCGGAAGAAAAGCGAAAAATCAGGCCGGCACGATTCCCTCCTCCGCCCATTCCGGGCACGGAGACGATTGTTCCGCTGGAGTCCTATGCTGAGTTGAAAAGGGAGTCCGACACCCAGAACAATTGTGTCGGGCGTGGCCGGACCTATGCAGAGAAAGTGCTGAGCGGAGAGATCTATATTTACCGGGTACTGGCCCCGGATCGGCATACGCTCTCCATTGTGAAGCGAGGTGGTTGCTGGCAGATCGGAGAGCTGCAGATGCACAGGAATTCTGGCTGCACACAGGCCACGAGGATGGTGGTCAATCACTGGCTCAATATGAACCAGATGTCGTTATAA
- a CDS encoding ATP-dependent Clp protease adaptor ClpS, producing the protein MNAVLLFAATQAPVKAPRVRPGKTKVPASHDQSTPATEDICQVVLHNDDHNEGGHVARCLIQVFGHGKDMAVKIMMEAHRRGRSIAEVEAETPAIQHRDQLRGLGLSATVEKV; encoded by the coding sequence ATGAATGCTGTTTTACTTTTTGCTGCTACCCAGGCGCCCGTGAAGGCGCCGAGGGTGCGACCAGGGAAAACGAAAGTCCCAGCAAGCCATGACCAGTCCACCCCTGCAACGGAAGATATCTGTCAGGTTGTTCTCCATAATGATGACCACAATGAGGGCGGGCATGTTGCAAGATGCCTCATTCAGGTGTTTGGGCATGGGAAGGACATGGCGGTGAAAATCATGATGGAAGCCCATCGGCGCGGACGTTCCATCGCCGAGGTGGAAGCCGAAACCCCTGCCATCCAGCACCGGGATCAGTTGCGGGGCCTTGGCCTCAGTGCGACGGTGGAGAAGGTCTGA
- a CDS encoding DarT ssDNA thymidine ADP-ribosyltransferase family protein has product MQSLKPHSAELEQEVMARGITRVTHFTPSINLLSIFQQGDLLSRNQLAGVVANHPELHLNDFIEINDKLRLDKKPDYINLSIEHPNHLLLARFRQACREWCDSWCVIAVQPRCIFYVDTLFSVGNAASSYAKSCGISGSVSAFRALFEDRIEASNLNSSRSLTRDNLRPCMPTDVQAEVLVKDRLSTADFIALYFETNEHMQRARGALSLFGGITVPQCAVEPSLFKERN; this is encoded by the coding sequence ATGCAATCCCTTAAGCCCCACTCAGCAGAACTGGAACAGGAAGTGATGGCTCGTGGAATTACACGAGTAACCCATTTCACACCGAGCATTAATTTGCTTAGTATTTTCCAACAGGGGGACTTGCTCTCCCGCAATCAACTCGCCGGTGTAGTAGCCAACCATCCCGAACTTCATCTCAATGATTTTATCGAGATCAATGACAAACTTCGTCTGGACAAGAAGCCAGATTACATCAATCTATCAATCGAACACCCAAATCATTTGCTCCTCGCCAGATTCCGGCAAGCTTGTCGTGAATGGTGTGACAGTTGGTGTGTGATCGCAGTTCAACCTAGATGTATCTTCTATGTTGACACACTGTTCTCGGTAGGTAATGCCGCCTCCTCTTACGCCAAGAGTTGCGGCATTTCTGGATCAGTCTCAGCCTTTCGTGCGCTCTTCGAGGATAGAATTGAAGCTTCTAATTTGAATTCAAGCCGGAGTTTAACTCGCGACAATCTTCGACCATGTATGCCGACCGATGTCCAAGCTGAAGTACTCGTTAAGGACAGACTATCAACGGCTGATTTCATTGCCCTCTATTTTGAGACTAATGAACACATGCAGCGGGCGCGCGGCGCATTGTCTTTGTTCGGAGGAATTACAGTGCCGCAGTGTGCTGTTGAACCAAGTTTATTTAAGGAAAGAAATTAA